The following is a genomic window from Bacteroidota bacterium.
TGCCCGGCCTCGAGCTGCCGCAGACGCGCCTGCCGGGCTTCTCGGAGCCGAAGCGCGGCGACGTGATCGTGTTCAACTACCCCTCGGCCGAGGACATCGAGCGCGGGTCGATCCCCGAGGCGGTGCCCATCGAGCGGCGGTTCCCGTACATCAAGCGGCTGATGGGCCTGCCCGGCGACACGCTGGCCGTCCTCGACAAGGTGCTCCACATCAACGGCGAGCCGGTCCCGCTCCAGCCGACGATGAAGCAGCGCTGGAAGGTGACGGCAACCGGCGGGACGCGACCGAACGCTCGCCAGCTTGAGGAGATGGACATCCTGCTCGAGATCGGGAGCGACCGGCGTCAGGGCTCGGTCCTCGCCGAGCCTCGCGAGTACGTCGTCGTGGCGACGCCGGAGGCGCTGGAGCCGTTTCTGGCCCGCGCCGACGTCGCCCGCGCCGAGCCGTTCGCCCTCGACGAGTCGTGGCGCGACGGGCTGTTCGGCGCCAACCCTGACCACGTCCCCCCGCAGGTGATCCCGGGCGAGGGCGTCACGGTGCCGCTCAACGCGCGGACGGTCCCGCTCTATGCCGAGGTCATCCAGCGCTACGAGGGCCGCGACCTCCGCGTCGACGGCAGCCAGATCCTGATCGACGGCCAGCCGGCCACGTCGTACACG
Proteins encoded in this region:
- the lepB gene encoding signal peptidase I, giving the protein RKRRKEKAKARAKPTLKENLWFWAKALTIIILLRAFIFEPYRIPSESMENTLLVGDFLIVSKLHYGARTPATLGIPFTRIYLPGLELPQTRLPGFSEPKRGDVIVFNYPSAEDIERGSIPEAVPIERRFPYIKRLMGLPGDTLAVLDKVLHINGEPVPLQPTMKQRWKVTATGGTRPNARQLEEMDILLEIGSDRRQGSVLAEPREYVVVATPEALEPFLARADVARAEPFALDESWRDGLFGANPDHVPPQVIPGEGVTVPLNARTVPLYAEVIQRYEGRDLRVDGSQILIDGQPATSYTFGQDYYFAMGDFRDNSVDSRWWGVVPETHLVGKATFTFLSFSRWIPPIPRLNRFFRPIP